The Gemmatimonadota bacterium genome has a segment encoding these proteins:
- a CDS encoding DUF4440 domain-containing protein — MRLTLALLVACLAAPLPAQQPPSITLPAALDRVLRDYEQGWEKGDADAVSRLFAADGFALPNRKPPAKGHAEIRAAYEGNAGPLRLRALSFATADSVGWIVGAYAYGERTSPDIGKFVLALRKDRTGRWLIAADIDNSIK; from the coding sequence ATGCGCCTCACCCTGGCCCTCCTCGTCGCCTGCTTGGCGGCCCCGCTCCCCGCCCAGCAGCCGCCATCGATCACCCTGCCCGCAGCGCTCGATCGCGTGCTACGCGACTACGAACAAGGCTGGGAGAAGGGCGATGCGGACGCAGTGTCACGACTGTTCGCCGCCGACGGCTTCGCCCTCCCCAATCGCAAGCCGCCGGCCAAGGGACACGCGGAGATCCGGGCGGCGTACGAGGGCAATGCGGGACCGCTTCGCCTGCGCGCCCTGTCCTTCGCGACGGCCGACTCGGTGGGGTGGATCGTCGGCGCGTATGCCTATGGCGAGCGGACCTCGCCCGACATCGGGAAGTTTGTCCTCGCGCTGCGCAAGGACCGCACGGGCCGGTGGCTCATTGCTGCCGACATCGACAACTCCATCAAGTAG
- a CDS encoding aldo/keto reductase, translating to MIPRLALSPSLSISRVLTGLWQVADMEREGRAVDLDAMAAAMEPYAAAGLTTFDMADHYGSAEDVVGRYRHRPGARPVELLTKWVPEPGPITREAVRTAVQRSLDRMRLDQLPLLQFHAWQYANPAWLDALFWLTELRAEGLIANLGLTNFDTAHLRIALTSGIPVVSNQVCFSLLDQRAAGAMTDLCLAHGVKLLAFGTVAGGLLSERWLGQPDPASLATWSQMKYRRFVTEAGGWEALQRLLQVLGTVAGRHGVSIANVACRYMMEQPAVGGIIIGARLGESAHVEETVRLATFALDDASRAEIAAVVQGLRSIPGDCGDEYRKPPFLTASGDLSHHLETFPAPYATERRQGRSVALSGTPWEEIAGFARAVRVGDRIMVSGTTATHGNRALGANDPAAQMHAIIDKVEGAILSLGGTLDDVVRTRVYVRDPGQWEPISRAHGERFRGIQPANTLVHAPPIGDEYLVEMDAEAIIGSPPLAP from the coding sequence ATGATTCCTCGCCTCGCCCTGTCACCCTCCCTGTCCATCTCGCGTGTACTGACCGGCCTCTGGCAGGTGGCTGACATGGAGCGCGAGGGACGCGCCGTCGATCTGGACGCGATGGCCGCCGCCATGGAACCCTACGCGGCCGCCGGCCTGACGACGTTCGACATGGCGGACCACTACGGCTCCGCCGAGGACGTCGTCGGGCGCTACCGTCACCGTCCGGGTGCCCGTCCTGTTGAGCTGCTGACCAAGTGGGTGCCGGAGCCCGGGCCGATCACGCGCGAGGCCGTGCGGACCGCCGTGCAGCGCTCGCTGGACCGCATGCGACTTGACCAGTTGCCACTCCTGCAATTCCATGCCTGGCAGTACGCCAACCCCGCCTGGCTCGACGCGCTGTTCTGGCTTACCGAACTGCGCGCCGAGGGTCTGATCGCCAACCTCGGCCTGACCAACTTCGACACGGCGCACCTGCGCATCGCGCTCACCAGCGGCATCCCGGTGGTGAGCAACCAGGTATGCTTTTCCCTGTTGGACCAGCGTGCCGCCGGAGCGATGACCGACCTCTGCCTGGCGCATGGCGTTAAGCTGCTCGCCTTTGGCACCGTTGCCGGTGGGTTGCTGTCAGAGCGTTGGTTGGGACAGCCGGATCCCGCGTCGCTCGCGACATGGTCGCAGATGAAGTACCGGCGGTTTGTGACCGAAGCGGGCGGCTGGGAGGCATTGCAACGCCTGCTCCAGGTGCTGGGCACCGTCGCCGGTCGACACGGGGTGTCCATCGCCAACGTGGCCTGCCGCTACATGATGGAACAGCCGGCGGTTGGGGGGATCATCATCGGGGCGCGACTCGGTGAAAGCGCGCATGTCGAAGAGACGGTGCGACTGGCCACCTTCGCCCTCGACGACGCCAGCCGCGCCGAGATTGCCGCGGTTGTGCAGGGGCTCCGCTCGATCCCCGGTGATTGCGGTGACGAATACCGAAAGCCGCCGTTCCTGACGGCGAGCGGCGACTTGAGCCACCATCTCGAGACCTTCCCGGCCCCCTATGCGACGGAGCGGCGGCAGGGGCGCAGCGTGGCGTTGTCGGGCACCCCGTGGGAGGAGATCGCCGGCTTTGCCCGCGCGGTGCGCGTCGGGGATCGCATCATGGTGTCCGGCACGACGGCCACCCACGGCAATCGCGCGCTCGGGGCCAACGACCCCGCAGCGCAGATGCATGCCATCATCGACAAGGTGGAGGGTGCCATCCTGTCGCTCGGCGGAACGCTGGATGACGTGGTCCGCACAAGGGTGTATGTTCGGGACCCCGGGCAATGGGAGCCAATCTCGCGCGCACACGGCGAGCGCTTTCGCGGCATCCAGCCGGCCAATACCCTGGTCCATGCCCCGCCCATCGGCGACGAGTACCTCGTCGAGATGGACGCGGAGGCCATCATCGGGAGTCCCCCGCTGGCCCCGTGA
- a CDS encoding N-6 DNA methylase, with protein MLTSRASHALLAGLVRPVGAPPLLSALGFGHAARLDAATARALGIEAHAAGGIVARRAGTLRAVALVAHTHEVREVVEQCTARLAARAPEFRWTLLVIASAGHAAALSTFLEGNGRPQRATLLLDPRQPRQSDAETLAAVVAAAGGEDLLVHARWHEILGRDALSTRFYRALERHVHALGEGAEGSAPAEVRHALALSTASRLLFLAFLEGRGWLDGDANFLTRHADAALASGGVHRRVLEPLFFGTLNTPYAQRSVRARAFGRVPFLNGGLFNRSPLEHRYRAMRFRDSELATFFDEVITRYRFTAYEDRTDASEAAIDPEMLGRAFESLMASRDRRETGAFYTPHALVERTTEAALGEYLHARGVPEPTVERWLAGGAGDDIELRDHLQRVRVLDPACGSGAFLVFALDRIVGLLATAGDDTPRAALKRLVLTRSIFGVDLNPMAVWLCELRLWLSTLVELEVNDPLDLPPLPNLDRNVRVGDALDGGEWESSCTVSREIARDRARYARSTGTRKALLARRLDVAERRAAIGVVEARLAGVAEERWSLLVASRGRDLFGGRRGSLPEERARRQELQATARRLRRQRDALRDGAALPFRFASHFADAIHDGGFDLVIGNPPWVRLHRIPPERRDQFRATYRVFRDAAWEGASSRGASFGAQVDLAALFAEQSLRLLRPDGILALLLPMKLWRSLAGGGVRRLLHESHRVRVVEDWSDAPAAFDAAAYPSLVVVRKSAPDATAAVRMTVHRRRLAVSWRCPRADLAFDATPGAPWITLPPDAQRAFRRLAEVGAPLAQLQPPMLGLKCGCNEAFLVTHPRSEQGATIVTTARGNIRIEREILRPILRGEHVRPWQPRPSTECVIWTHGVDGRPLRTLPEATARWLGRWRGTLAERSDVRGSTAWWSLFRIDAALNDRPRVVWADMSRGPRALILPARSPVVPLNTCYVLPCRDDTDAAALATLLNTPIVAAWLASIAEPARGGYQRFLAWTVAALPLPADWARARDVLAPLGQRAMAGDIPSDTDLLAAACDAYRVSLRSVGPLVEWQWR; from the coding sequence CAATGCACGGCGCGCCTGGCGGCTCGCGCACCAGAGTTCCGGTGGACCCTCCTCGTCATCGCCAGTGCGGGCCATGCGGCCGCGCTCTCCACCTTCCTCGAGGGCAACGGCCGTCCGCAGCGCGCCACCCTCCTCCTCGACCCGCGCCAGCCACGGCAGAGTGACGCCGAAACCCTGGCCGCCGTGGTTGCGGCGGCGGGCGGGGAGGACCTGCTGGTGCACGCCCGCTGGCACGAGATCCTGGGCCGGGATGCCCTGTCGACCAGGTTCTATCGTGCGTTGGAGCGACACGTCCACGCGTTAGGCGAGGGTGCGGAAGGGTCCGCCCCTGCGGAGGTGCGACACGCCCTCGCGCTCTCCACCGCCTCGCGGTTGCTCTTCCTCGCCTTTCTTGAGGGCCGTGGGTGGCTCGACGGCGACGCCAACTTCCTGACCCGGCACGCCGACGCCGCCCTCGCCAGCGGGGGGGTCCACCGGCGTGTGCTCGAGCCCCTGTTTTTCGGGACGCTCAACACGCCGTATGCCCAGCGATCCGTGCGGGCACGCGCCTTCGGGCGCGTCCCGTTCCTCAATGGCGGCCTCTTCAACCGATCGCCCCTCGAGCATCGGTATCGCGCGATGCGATTCCGGGACAGTGAACTCGCCACGTTCTTCGACGAGGTGATCACCCGCTATCGGTTCACCGCCTACGAGGATCGGACGGACGCGTCCGAGGCCGCCATCGACCCGGAGATGCTCGGTCGGGCCTTCGAGAGCCTGATGGCGTCCCGCGACCGGCGGGAGACCGGGGCCTTCTACACTCCACACGCGCTGGTGGAGCGCACGACCGAGGCCGCGTTAGGCGAGTACCTGCACGCGCGTGGTGTACCAGAACCCACCGTCGAACGCTGGCTGGCCGGTGGCGCCGGGGACGATATCGAGCTGCGCGACCACCTGCAGCGGGTCCGTGTCCTCGACCCGGCCTGTGGATCGGGCGCGTTCCTTGTCTTTGCCCTGGACCGCATCGTGGGGCTGCTCGCGACGGCGGGCGACGACACCCCGCGCGCCGCCCTCAAGCGGCTGGTGCTCACCCGGTCCATCTTCGGCGTCGACCTCAACCCGATGGCCGTGTGGTTGTGCGAACTGCGGCTGTGGCTCTCCACGCTGGTGGAACTCGAGGTGAACGATCCGCTGGACCTGCCGCCCCTCCCCAACCTCGATCGCAACGTGCGCGTCGGAGACGCCCTCGATGGCGGGGAATGGGAATCGTCATGCACCGTGTCGCGCGAGATCGCCCGTGACCGGGCGCGGTACGCGCGCAGCACCGGGACGCGCAAGGCGCTCCTGGCCCGCCGCCTCGATGTGGCCGAACGACGCGCCGCGATCGGCGTCGTCGAGGCGCGACTGGCCGGTGTGGCCGAAGAACGCTGGTCGTTGCTCGTCGCGTCGCGCGGTCGCGACCTGTTCGGGGGTCGCCGCGGTTCCCTGCCGGAAGAGCGCGCGCGTCGACAGGAGCTGCAGGCGACGGCCCGCAGGCTCCGTCGCCAGCGGGACGCGTTGCGGGACGGCGCCGCCCTGCCGTTTCGCTTCGCGTCGCACTTCGCGGATGCCATCCACGACGGCGGGTTCGACCTGGTGATAGGCAATCCGCCGTGGGTGCGCCTGCACCGGATCCCGCCGGAGCGGCGCGACCAGTTCCGCGCCACGTACCGAGTCTTTCGCGATGCCGCGTGGGAGGGTGCCTCGTCGCGCGGCGCGTCGTTCGGTGCCCAGGTGGACCTCGCCGCCCTCTTTGCGGAGCAGTCCCTGCGCCTCCTGCGCCCGGATGGCATCCTGGCCCTGCTCCTCCCCATGAAATTGTGGCGCTCCCTTGCCGGCGGCGGCGTGCGCCGGTTGCTGCATGAGAGCCATCGGGTGCGCGTCGTGGAGGACTGGTCCGACGCGCCAGCCGCGTTCGACGCGGCCGCCTATCCGTCGTTGGTCGTGGTCCGCAAGTCAGCGCCCGATGCCACCGCAGCGGTCCGCATGACCGTCCATCGACGCCGGCTCGCCGTCAGCTGGCGGTGTCCACGCGCAGACCTCGCGTTTGATGCGACGCCCGGTGCGCCGTGGATCACCCTGCCGCCGGACGCGCAGCGTGCATTCCGTCGGTTGGCCGAAGTGGGCGCTCCGCTGGCCCAGCTCCAACCCCCAATGCTCGGCCTGAAGTGCGGATGCAATGAGGCCTTCCTTGTGACGCACCCACGGTCCGAGCAGGGCGCGACGATCGTGACCACGGCTCGCGGCAACATCCGGATCGAGCGCGAGATCCTGCGACCGATCCTGCGCGGGGAGCATGTGCGTCCCTGGCAACCCCGTCCGTCGACCGAGTGCGTGATCTGGACCCACGGTGTGGATGGACGACCGTTGCGCACCCTGCCCGAGGCCACGGCGCGCTGGCTGGGGCGCTGGCGTGGGACCCTCGCCGAACGGAGCGACGTCCGCGGGTCCACCGCCTGGTGGTCCCTCTTCCGCATCGACGCCGCCCTCAATGACCGTCCGCGCGTCGTGTGGGCAGACATGAGTCGCGGCCCACGCGCGCTGATCCTCCCGGCACGCTCGCCGGTGGTCCCGCTGAACACCTGCTATGTCCTCCCGTGTCGCGACGACACCGATGCGGCCGCGCTCGCCACCCTGCTAAACACACCCATCGTCGCGGCGTGGCTTGCCTCCATCGCCGAGCCCGCGCGGGGAGGGTACCAGCGCTTCCTGGCCTGGACCGTGGCCGCGCTGCCCCTCCCGGCCGACTGGGCGCGGGCCCGCGACGTCCTCGCCCCGCTGGGACAACGGGCGATGGCCGGCGACATCCCGTCGGACACCGACCTGCTGGCCGCCGCGTGCGACGCCTACCGCGTCAGCCTGCGCAGCGTCGGGCCGCTCGTCGAGTGGCAATGGCGTTAG
- a CDS encoding DEAD/DEAH box helicase yields MALGAVRARIAEAVRSSVVVPPTLGAVTLRPHQVEAAALVLDRCRRLGGALLADPVGAGKTYTAIACAAFYHTTTVVAPAVLRDTWRRALDRTGQQATWHSLESLSRTVPPLPPPRSLVIVDEAHHARNPATRRYQSLARLTWGADVVLLTATPIHNSARDLEALVELFARRAPGTADAVTLRRSDPALPGMPRVRAVQWLENPATSALLAPILSLPPPLPADGAGHAHALGVLSLVRQWLSSQAALERSLRRRRLAAEAMQLLVERGDAPTLAAVRRCVVGDDALQFSLGFDSSPAPRPDEWHRTLARWIAALDDLLALLRSQPDADARRADAILNALRDPSHSPAIAFTHSAATAQAVFRRLHQSRRTAGIWGPHAWVASGRVPRADILERLRPNRPEARDRDPMRVDLLVSTDVLSEGVDLQAAGTLVHLDLPWTPARLEQRLGRLRRPGSPHAEVVQYAFRLPTMAERFLRLIRRLCDKARTSRTAAGIDLDTLNPGTSRFDAKSTLERALDAVRPWRSNDPTAAACVTACACAPRSAGCVVAVLEQGAARFLMALDGAGVTFDLVRITQLLEASSGAKPGSCVGRHATAAERRVRRWCREQEVLGDVASLGTPIRRAALRRLHEVGARAARSDRPVTLASVAHAVSLVRRAGGAGAERFLGDWLALGSRDLAAIHALIEEMQPRVRPADEVTRIVPIAILALVQG; encoded by the coding sequence ATGGCGTTAGGCGCCGTCCGTGCCCGGATTGCCGAGGCGGTCCGCTCATCGGTGGTCGTCCCCCCAACCCTGGGCGCGGTCACCCTGCGCCCCCACCAAGTCGAGGCGGCCGCGCTCGTGCTCGACCGCTGCCGCCGGCTGGGCGGCGCGCTGCTGGCCGACCCGGTCGGCGCCGGAAAGACCTACACGGCTATTGCCTGTGCTGCCTTCTATCACACCACCACCGTGGTCGCCCCCGCCGTCCTCCGCGACACGTGGCGTCGGGCCCTCGACCGCACCGGGCAGCAGGCCACGTGGCACTCCCTGGAGAGCCTGTCGCGGACCGTGCCGCCCCTCCCGCCCCCACGCTCGCTGGTGATCGTCGACGAAGCCCATCACGCCCGCAACCCGGCGACGCGCCGCTACCAGTCCCTCGCACGGCTCACCTGGGGCGCCGACGTCGTACTCCTCACCGCGACGCCGATCCACAACAGCGCGCGGGACCTCGAGGCGTTGGTGGAGTTGTTTGCGCGACGCGCCCCGGGTACGGCGGACGCGGTGACACTCCGGCGCAGTGACCCGGCCCTGCCCGGGATGCCGCGCGTCCGTGCGGTGCAGTGGCTTGAGAACCCCGCGACGTCGGCACTCCTGGCGCCGATCCTCTCGCTCCCACCGCCCCTACCGGCGGATGGCGCCGGCCACGCACACGCGTTAGGCGTCCTCAGCCTCGTCCGCCAGTGGCTCTCCAGCCAGGCCGCGCTCGAACGCAGCCTGCGCCGCCGCCGCCTGGCGGCCGAGGCAATGCAGCTCCTCGTGGAGCGCGGGGATGCGCCAACACTCGCGGCCGTGCGCCGCTGCGTGGTCGGCGACGATGCGCTGCAATTCTCGCTTGGTTTCGACAGCTCCCCGGCGCCGCGTCCCGACGAATGGCATCGCACGCTGGCCCGCTGGATCGCCGCCCTCGATGACCTCCTCGCGTTGCTCCGGTCCCAACCCGACGCGGACGCGAGACGAGCGGACGCCATCCTCAACGCTCTTCGCGATCCGTCCCACTCGCCTGCGATTGCCTTTACGCACTCGGCGGCGACGGCGCAGGCAGTCTTTCGTCGACTCCACCAGTCACGCCGCACGGCGGGGATCTGGGGCCCTCATGCGTGGGTAGCGAGCGGACGCGTGCCGCGAGCTGACATCCTCGAGCGACTCCGCCCGAACCGACCGGAGGCCCGCGACCGTGATCCCATGCGCGTTGACCTGCTCGTTTCGACCGATGTCCTCTCGGAAGGGGTAGACCTGCAGGCGGCGGGGACGCTAGTCCACCTGGACCTGCCGTGGACGCCGGCGCGCCTCGAACAACGACTCGGCCGCTTGCGGCGCCCGGGCTCACCGCATGCCGAAGTGGTGCAATACGCCTTTCGCCTACCGACGATGGCCGAACGCTTCCTGCGCCTGATCCGCCGGCTCTGCGACAAGGCCCGCACTTCGCGTACGGCCGCCGGGATCGACCTCGACACCCTCAACCCCGGCACCAGTCGGTTCGATGCGAAGTCGACGCTCGAGCGTGCCCTCGACGCAGTGCGTCCGTGGCGGTCAAACGATCCCACCGCCGCTGCGTGTGTCACCGCCTGCGCATGCGCTCCGAGAAGCGCCGGGTGCGTGGTCGCCGTCCTAGAGCAAGGAGCGGCACGATTCCTCATGGCACTCGATGGGGCCGGAGTCACCTTCGACCTTGTTCGCATCACGCAACTTCTTGAGGCCTCCTCCGGGGCGAAGCCAGGGAGCTGCGTTGGACGCCACGCCACCGCCGCGGAGCGTCGGGTGCGTCGCTGGTGCCGTGAGCAGGAGGTCCTTGGGGATGTCGCCTCCCTCGGCACACCAATCCGTCGGGCTGCGCTGCGCCGACTTCACGAAGTGGGAGCGCGGGCGGCCCGCAGTGACCGGCCCGTCACACTCGCTTCGGTGGCGCACGCCGTATCGCTCGTCCGTCGTGCCGGTGGTGCCGGAGCCGAGCGGTTCCTTGGTGACTGGTTGGCCCTGGGTTCCAGGGACCTCGCCGCCATTCACGCTCTCATCGAGGAGATGCAGCCGAGGGTACGCCCCGCTGACGAAGTCACCCGGATCGTCCCCATCGCGATCCTGGCCCTCGTCCAAGGGTGA
- a CDS encoding HAD hydrolase-like protein: MTHRVVLFDLDGTLVDSIELIVRAATWAFTSVQGRSPDRAEIVAGIGKPLMTQFGEYARDEAELQQLIAAYREHQLLHHDAMTQPYDGVNDVVGWLAASGRSLGVVTSKIEPLAHRALQHVGLHHHFPLVVGIESTARHKPNPDPLWFAMERLGGDPSESVYIGDSPFDLRAARAAGIDSIAVTWGAFPEATLRAEQPTAVVRNAAELRAQLT, from the coding sequence ATGACTCATCGCGTCGTGCTCTTCGACCTCGACGGCACCCTCGTCGATTCCATTGAACTCATCGTCCGGGCCGCGACCTGGGCGTTCACCTCGGTGCAGGGGCGCTCGCCTGACCGCGCGGAGATCGTGGCCGGCATCGGGAAGCCCCTGATGACACAGTTCGGCGAGTACGCGCGCGACGAGGCGGAGCTCCAGCAGCTGATCGCCGCGTACCGCGAGCACCAGCTTCTGCACCACGACGCGATGACCCAACCCTACGACGGGGTGAATGACGTCGTCGGCTGGCTGGCGGCGTCCGGTCGATCGTTAGGCGTGGTGACCTCCAAGATCGAACCCCTCGCCCATCGCGCCCTGCAGCATGTGGGACTCCACCACCACTTCCCCCTGGTGGTCGGGATCGAGAGCACCGCACGCCACAAGCCCAATCCCGACCCCTTGTGGTTTGCCATGGAACGGCTCGGCGGTGATCCCTCCGAGTCGGTGTACATCGGTGACTCGCCCTTTGACCTCCGCGCCGCGCGCGCGGCCGGGATCGACTCCATCGCGGTGACGTGGGGCGCCTTTCCCGAGGCCACGCTCCGTGCGGAACAACCGACAGCCGTCGTTCGCAACGCCGCGGAACTTCGCGCGCAGCTCACGTAG